One Myxococcus stipitatus genomic window, CCACCGCCGACAGCCGAAGCTCGCGATTGCCACTTCCCACGTCCGGCAGGAAGCTGGCCGCGAAGTGGGTCGGCTTGCCGGCATAGCCCGCCGGGGCGTCCGCCGTGGCCACCTTGAGGCCGTCCACGTAGAAGTGCACGGCGGCGACCGGCCCCTCCGTGTCACGCGCATCCGCCTCGAGCTTCACGCGGGTGCTCTCGAAGAGGGTGCTGCCGTTGAGCGGCTTGACGATGGCGACCGTCGGCGGCCGATCCTTGGCGACGACCGCGGACTGAGGACCGCTCCAGGCCGTCTGGCCCGCGAGGTCCACGACCTGGGCACGGAAGACCAGCGTCTGCTCGGCCTCGCTCGGGGAGGGCGTGTAGATGAACTGGAACGGCAACTGGTTGCGCCGCCCCAGCGCCACTTCCTCACCGCCCGGGCGCGTGACGAAGAACTCCACGCTCGCCACTCCCTCCAGGTCATCCTCGGCGGTCGCGACCAGCACCGAGGGATGGCCCACGACCAGCCCGGAGACCGGATTCAGCACGACGGTGGGAGGCCGGTCCCTGATCACCTTCAACGACAAGGTCGCGGACCCCGTGTTGCCGGACGTGTCCGTCACCTTCGCGACGAGGGAGAGCGGCTTGTCGGAGACGTCCGCTCCGAGCTTGGGCACGCGATAGGTGAACGCGAACGGCGCGACCGGCATGGTGACATAGGGCACACCGTCGACGGAGAACTCCGCCCGCACCACGCCCACGTTGTCATCCGCGTCCGCCTCGATTCGCAGCACCTGTCCTTCGATGATTTCGGAGTGGTTCGCGGGCGACCGGAAGCTCACGGTGGGCGCGGACGTGTCCGGGACGATGGTGACGGTGCGCTCCGCGGCCAGCGTCTCCTTGCCCGTGGTGTCCCTGGCGCGGGCCTTCAGCGTCAGCGTGCGCGGGGCCGTCCCCTTGGGCAGCGACACCCGGAAGCGGTACGGCGCGGCGGTGCCCACGAAGGACCTCGTCCCTCCTTCGGCTCCTTCCACCGTCGCCTCGACGGAGGCGACGCCCACGTCGTCCTGCGCCGCCACGACGAACGCGAAGTCGCGACCCTCGGTAATCTGCTGTCCCTGGCTCGGCTCGGCGATGGCCACGGTCGGCGGACGGTCGACGACCACCGGCAGCCGCACGACCTGACTGCGCGTCTGATGCAGGAACGAATCCCCGGCGATCGCCTCCAGTTCCAGGGCCTGGGCACCCGCGGGAACCGGAACCGAGAAGACGAAGGGCGGCGCGCGCAGGATGACGTCCATCAGCGTGCCGTTCACGCGCAGGGCCATGCTGGTAACGGCGACATCGTCATCCGCGGCCACCGTGACCGTCACCCGCGTCTGCTCCACCACGGGGCTGCCGTCCCTCGGGGAGATGATGGACACCGTGGGAGCACGGTCCCGAACGATCTCCACCATCTGGATGGCCGGCTCGTCGCTGGCATTCCCCGCGGAGTCCCGTGCTCGGACCACGATGAAGTATGGAGCCATGTCCCCTGCCCCCAGCGTGTTGAGCAGCGGGGCCTCGAACACGGCGCTCACCACAGGGGTCGCATAGGAGTAGCCCACGCCCGGGATGCCGCTCTCCGTCGGGAAGCCTCCCGCGTGGTGGACGACGGTCAGGTTTCCAAGCGTCGGCCCCACGAGGATCTCCAGGTCCTGGACGAAGACGTCGTCCATCCCCATCACCTCGACGCGCACCGCGCTGCCCTCCACCAAGGGCATGCCCAGCGTCGGACTGAGGATGTGGGCCACGGGATCCGTGGTATCCCGCACCACGACGACGGGCTGTTCCACCACCGTGCCATGGCCTTCCAGGTCCGTGGCCACCGCGCGGAGCGTCAGCACCGTGGATGGACGAGACGGGTCCATCGCGACGAAGCCCGGAGGCAGCTTCACCCGTCCCCGGAACTCCTTGACCCGTGCCGCGTCCCGGAACTCCTCCATCTGGAGACGCGAGATTGCGTCAGCCAGCTCCGGCGCCACGGCCCGGGGAGCGCCCGCCTCTTCACTCCCATCCGTGGGGAGCGTCTCGATGGCGCGCGCCTCCCCGCGAGACACGGTCAGCGCGGGCTGGCCATTGATGAAGAACTGGACCCGGGCAATCTCCGTGTCGTCCCCCGCCACCGCCGAGAGCACGAGCGCGATGCTGCCTTCGGCCAGGGTGGCCCCCGGCTCGGGCGTAGCAATGGCCACCACGGGCGCGGACGGACGCCGCCCCTCGATCAAGAGCTGGGTGCTCCGAGTCGCGCCCAGCGAGTCCGTCGCGGTGATTCGCAGCACACTGGGTGCCCCATCCGCCTGGAACGGAGGCGTGAAGGAGACCGCGCGGCTCCATCGACCGGCATTCGGCCCCGGAGGGACCTGCTCCGAGACCAATGTCTCGCCTCGGTACGAAACCTCCACGCGGGCCAGCGCGACATCGTCCGTCGCGGTCACCTCGATGGAGTGAGCGATGTTCTGCAGCAGGCGCACGTACCCCGTGCGCAGCTCCAACGCGGGCACCAGGCGATAGGCGCTCGGGGCATCCTCGGGCAGCCGGTACTTCAGCTGGGACAGCGCCACCGTCGGAGCCTGATCCTCGGTGATGTCCACGAACACCGGAGGCGAAGCCGTGGCATTTCCAGAGCGGTCCTCCGCCAACGCCACCAACTGCACCGGAACGCCCGCTGTCATCGTGGACAGGCTGAGCGGGAACGTCACGGTCCCGAGGTGCAGCCCCTCCCGAACACCCGAGCTGACGCCATTCACCAACAACTCCACCCGGCGGACGTCCACCTCGTCAGCCGCGTGGACTTCGACAGTGAAGCTCGTGTCCTTCACATACGAGGCCCCCGTTCGAGGCTTGATGATGGAGACCTGGGGCCCCACCCTGTCCGCGACCACCCGGACCTGCCGCCCTTGCGCCGTGACATGCGCGGGTTCGGCCTTGTCCTTCACCACCGCGGTCAGTCGCGCCAGTTCGGGAGCCCACCCGGCGGGCATTCGGAGTCCAGAGACCGCCACCTGCTTCTGGCTCGGACTCACGACCATCGCCCAGGGCTGCACCGCGAGGCACTCCCCTCCTGCAACCGCTCGGACCTGGAACTTGTCCGCCTCGTAGCGAACCCCGACCTCGGACACGGCGGACACGGCCCCGACGACCGAAGACGACAGCATGGCCGTGACGTCCTCGACCTGCACTCCCGCCGGAAACGAGAGGACCGCCTCGTAGGCGGGGGCATCGAACGTGACGATGCGTCGGCCACCCGGGTTGGCCGCGAGGAAGCGCCGGACATCGGCGTTGTCCTCTTGTCCAGGGGCAATCGCATACCGATAGCGGACCTCGGCCCGCAGCCCCGCCGCCGCCTCCTCGGAAGCGGAGAGCACCAGCTGGTAGGGCTTGTTCCCTAGGCGTCCCGTGGCCGGTGGTTGAACGGTCAACGCCCCGGCCTGAGCCGTCAGCTCGAGGGCGTCGGTCTCTCCGACCTTCAGCCACACATGGCTTCCCAACACGCCCCCCACCGCGCCAGGCGCTGGGATGACGAATCGCCCGCTCGGGGTGAACTGCGCGGGGGCCTTCGTCGAAGCCACCAGCCAGGCCGCCGCCACGCCGGTATCCTCTTCGACCTCGACCCGGACCTGTTGCGCCGCCTCCTCGATGACCGTGGCGTTCTCCAGAGGCTCCAGCCAGCGAACCACCGGCGCCGCGTCCTCGACGAGCTCGCACGTCAGGCTCGCATGGGTGGTCCGCGACGCGCCGTCCGTCGCCTGCGCCGTCACCGTGTACCGGCGGGGCCCCAGCGCATCGAGGGCGGGCAACGTCACGTTCCAGCTTCGAGAGACGGAGGCCGCGGGCACGAACTGCGGGATTGGCAGGGGCTCTCCATCCGCGCTCACCGACAGCGCCTGCACCAGGCCATCGTCGTTGGCGTCGAGATGGAGGGTCACCTTCGAGCCAGCGACACACGTCTTCGCCGAGGGCGTGCCGTCCCACCGCAAGGCCAGACGCGGCGGCTCCTCGTCCCGAGCCGCCACAACCTTGACGGAGAAGGACCGGCTGGACGTGTTCCCAGCAGGGTCGTACGCGGTCAGCGTGACGACGTAGCTCTTGTCCTGGGCCTTCCCGACCAGGCTGAGCGTTCCCTCGAAGTTCGCGAGGAAGCGGCGGCTGGTGATGATCTCCCCAGGCGCCAGTGGATTGGGGGTCCGGGTCTCCTCGAAGCGGATGTCCTTGCCTACGAGGACGTCCTCCCCCGAGCCATTCACGACCGGCTGCTCATCCAGGGTCATCGCCACGCGCGAAACCCGGACGTCGTCACTCACCTCGACGCGAACGCCCAGGGCGCCGCCCTGGGGGACGACGACCTCCGAGCCACTGAGCGCCAGCGCCGGCGTCAGCAGCGTCGTGGTGGGAGCCTCCGTATCCGGAAGGACCTGGAGGTGGACCTCCGCCTTGCCCGTCTGCCCCGAGGTGTCACGCGCCTCGATGCCCACCGACGCGGGCGCGCCCTTGCTCACGATGGGCGCCCGCACGGTCACGAACTGCTGACCATTGAGCAGCAACGGCGCCCCTGTCTCGGGCAGTGGCGCCACGCGGGCTCCACCCGAGAGCCCCACGAAGGCGATGATGCCGTCGTCATCCCCCAGCGTGCCCGCCACGCGCACGTCTTCGCCTTCCTTGTACGGCGTCCCCGGGGCTGGCGCGACGATGCCCACGACCGGGGCCGCGTCCTTCACGACGGGAATCTCCAACTCCCGCTCGGCGGTGAGGTTCGAGGAATCCGTGACGACCGCACGCAGCGTCAGCGAACCTCCAGGGACTTCCGCCTCCACGGGGACCGTCCAGCGGAACACCTCGTAGAGGCCCTCCCGCACGCCCGTGGTGAGGGCTCCCAGCGAAGAGGAGCCCCGGAACAGCTCGACCTTCGCTACGGCGACATCGTCGAACGCCACGACCTCGACCTGGAGCGGACGGCCAGCGAAGACAGGCGCCCCGGGTCGCGGCGCTCGGAACGACAGCAGCGGCGCGCTCTCGTCCGCGACGATGGACAGCAAGTGGTGGGCTGTGGCGACCCGCGTCCCGTCCGAGGCACGGGCCTCCAGCACCACCTCCCTGGGAGGCCCCTCGGCCTTGAAGGAGAAGCGATAGGGCGAGACATTGACCGTCGCAACGCTCACGCCATCCGCGCGGAGCTCCACCGCGTTCACGCCGACGTCATCCCGCGCGTCGACCTCCACCTCCACCCACGTTCCGACGGTGGCCTTCAACGGTGGAGACTTGACGAACGCCACCGTGGGCGCCGCATCCTCCTGCGGCGTCACATCCACCGAAGGCGCGGTCCCCATGTTGCCCGACAGGTCCTTCACTTGCGCCGTCAGCCTGTGGGTATGACCCAGCACGAGATTCGACGCGGGCAGCACCACATGGGAGACGAAGGAGCCCCGGATGCCCTGGTTCTCCGCGGGAGCGGAATCGACATGGATCTCCCTGCCGTCGAGGAGGATCCGCACCGTCTCCACGCCCACGTTGTCCAGCCCCGCGACCGTCACGAGGAGGTCCTGGGTCACCGGCACCCGCGCATTGGCGCGAGGCACGACGAACGACACCGAGGGCGGAGTCGTATCGGGGATGACGGAGACACTCACGGACGCCCGGGTCGTCAGCCCGGAGGCGTCACGCGCCTCGGCCGTCACGGTGAGCGCGGTCGAGGCACGGACCGTGGGCAACGGATAGGGAACGAGGAACGGCGCTGCCGTGGAGAGCCCCACTGGCTTGCCTTCCACGAACCAACGCACCTCCACGGTCCCCGGCGTGTCGTCGATCACCCGGGCGGTGAGGTCGATGCTCCTGCCGCCGAGCAGCGTGCTGCCCGCTACCGGCCCGAGGATTGCGAGCTGTGGAGCCTGGTCGGCCTTGACCGAGACCTCCACGGCGACACGTCGGGCCTTGCCCCCGCTATCGGTCGCCACGACCTCGAGGCGCCGCAGCTTCCCCGCATCCGCGGTGGGAGGCGTCCACCGGAGGCTGAACGCCTCCGTCCCCATGGGCGACCCACCGATGCCACCGCGCGACAACCGGAGGGAGTCGACCGTCGTCCCGTCCACGAGGAGCGCCACCTGCGTGCCGAACGCCAGCGCGTCATCGCTGACCGTTCCGCTCACCAGGAAGGGCGTCCCCGCCACGGCGTTCGCAGTGGCGCCCACGGGCTGCTGGAGGACGACCAGCGGCGGCGAGTCCCCGACCACCCGGACCAGCAAGGTGTCGGAGCGGACAGCGGCGCCCGCGCGGTCGGTGGCCTCCACCCGCATCGCCACACTCGTCCCCTCCGTCCCTCGACGAGGCGCGAAGCTCATCTCCCAGAGGGGGACCAGGAGCACGTCGCCCGAGACCGGGTGCTTCCGTGCCTCGATACGAGGCAAGTCCACGGTCCCGGCCAGCACGTCGTCGAAGAAGAAGCGGACGCTCCGGAAGTCCTCGGTGGAGAGACCTCCCGCCATCCAGTTGCCACTGGTGACGCGGAGCACCTGCGGCAGCCCCGCGACGAGCAGCGCCCCGGGTTCGGGAGTCTCGATGACGACCGGCTGGGTGCTCGGGGCGGGCGTGCCCACGACCTTCACCTTGACCTCGTTGCCCACGACCCGATGACCACCGCTGTCCGTCACCGCGGCGGACAGCGTCATCGTGGCGCCACCATAGGGAGGGGCCTGGATGCGCGTCGCATAGGGCGACTCCGAATCCCTCCCCGCCGGGACGCCGTTCACGAGGAACTCCACGTGCGCGATGGCGATGTCATCCGTCGCGTTGGCGTGGAGGTCGAACGCGGTCCCCGCGGTCACCGTCGAGGGAGCCACGATCTGGACCGAGGGTGCCCCATCGAGCACCTCGACCTCCACGGAGATTGGAGCCCATCCATCCCGCACGGCGCGGATGACGGCCACCCCGGGCCGGACTCCCGTGACGCGGCCGTCTGGCCCCACGGTCGCGATGTCCGGGCGCTCGGAGGACCACTTCGTGCCCAACGCCAAGGCCGTCAAGTCCACGAGCCGCTCGTCCGACAGCACGCCCATCAACTCGAGCTGGGTCGCCCCGCCCACGCGCTCCACCTTCGGCGCGGTCGGTTCGATCCGCATCGACGAGAGCACCACGTTCGAGTCGACGATGACGTCCACCTGGGTCGTGACGCCAGCGAACGCCACCGTCACCTGCCCGGTCCCATCCTCCCGCGCCTGGACGAGCCCGTCGGGCGAGACGACGAAGGCCTCCGGATTCGACGACGCGTAGACGACGCCCTGCCGCGCGCCGCTCAGGTCCACGTCGCCGCCCAGCGCGAAATGCCCGGTGACCTTCAGCGCCATCGTGGAGCCATAGCCCCCATCGAGCAGCAGCGGGTCGGGGCTCGCGGAGATATTGACCAATGGGTCGAAGGCACGACCGCTGGTGAACTCCACCGCGGAGGTGCTGACCACCCGGCCATAGGGGTCGTGCACGGTGACATCGGCGACGACCACGCCGTCCGCCGGCACCTTCACCCCTTCAGGAAGCGCGACCACGAAGTCCACCTGGCTCGAGCCCTGGCTCAGCGGACGCCCCACCTCGCGCCGGACACCCGCGAACGCCACCGACTCGACATCACTGAGGCTCCCATGGACGCGACGCAGGGCCTCGACGGAGGCGCCCACGAGCGACAGCTCCGCGTGCGCCACCTGGCCCTGCGCGGTGACCCGGACCTCGAGTCGATCGAGCTCGTCAACCGCGCTCACCTTGATGGAGCCCGCCGGGAGCACCGGCGGAGCGCTGGACAAGTCATAGTGCGCCACGAGGGGCGATCCATCCTCGTCCGCGGGTGAGACCTTCACCTCGATCTTCGCGTCCGCCGGCAGCTCGCGGCGCAGCGGAACCCGCAGGTGGAACGCGGTGGCGCCCACGCGGTCCCTGTCGACGAGCACGTCGCGCACGTCCACGACCGGAGCGCCTGACGACGCCGACGTGGCCTTCACCGCCACGCGCAGCTGGGTGACATCGCTCTCGGCGGAGAAGCCCAGGTCGAGCGCGGTGATGCCCGCGCGCATGGGCGTCAGCGGGAACACCGTCGCCACGCGCGACTGGGCCTGGGCGGCACCTCCCGCCAACAGACCCATCACCACGACCGCGATCACGAGGATGCGCTTCGAACTTTCAAGGAGCACGGCTCCCCCTCAATTCCAGGACGGCAGACCGCTCGAGAACCGCTTCAGCGCCGCGTCGACGTCCCACCGTCGGGCGAACCGCGCTCTTCCAATCTCACCGAGCCCGCCGCCCGCAGGCGCTCGAGCAGCTGGTCCAGCACCTTGCGCTGAGCGCCGGGCTTCATCTGCCCCAGCACCGCGGCGCGGACCTCTTCGAACGGAGGAACACGCGCCGGCCTGCGCTCGAGCAGGATCAAGACCGCGGCTCCGTCCCGGGTCTCCACGACGGGCGACACGGCGCCCGGCTTCGTCAGCGCGAGGATGGCCTTCTGCTGGGCGTCGTCTCCCAGCGCGTCCCGGGTCAACAGGCCCAGCTCGCCTCCGCGCAGGCGCTCGGGGCCCTCTCCCGCGGCGGCCACCTTCTCCACCGCCTCTTTGGCGCTCAGCCGCCGGTGGAACCCTTCCGCGCGCTGTCGGGCCTGGGCCCAGACAGACCGGGAGCTTCCCGCGGGCACCGCCGCCAGGACTCGGGCCACCCGGAGGCGCTCCGGCTCCGCGAACCGATCCACGTGCGACTCATAGAAGGCACGCGCCTCGGCTTCGGACGGAGGCGCGACCTTGCGCGCCTCGGCGGCCAGCAGCGCTTCGATGGAGAGCCGCTCCTCCAGCTCCCGCACCTGCCGACGAAGATCCTCGTCCCGGGTGAACCCCTGACGCTCGGCCTCCAGGACCAGGAGACGCTTGTCCACCAAGGACCGAACAAAGGACTGACGTCCCGGACCGGTCTCGAACTTCTCGCGCAGCTGAGGCGGGAGTCGCTGGCTCTCGCGGAGCACCTGCGCCTCGGTCAACACGCCGCCCTCGAAGCGCGCGACAATGGCACTGCCATCCGAGGGCGTGGGAGACGGCTCCACGCGCTGCTCACACCCACCACCGAGCAGAGCGCACGCGGCGACCCACCCAGTCCACACCCATCGTGCCATGTGCCCCTGCCCGCGAAGACGCCGGTCTCCCGAGTATCGGGAAATACCCTAACGGCGCGAGGACGTGCAAGACATTGAGGATCTGACATTCCGTCAGGCTTCACCGCGCAAGCACTGTGCAGGGAGAGTGCGCGCCCAGGTGAGCCATCAGGCCCGATAGTCTGCTTTGTCTGGATTTAGAGTCGCGCGGCGCGGTGCGATTCCGTGCCGATTTATCGGCCCTGGCGCGGATCTTGCGCCGCGGCGCCGGGCCCGGGGCACCTGCCAGCCGATGGCGGGCAGGTGGTGACCACGGGCTCCCTACTCTTCTCCGCGCTTCTCGAAGAGCCCCCGCATCCAAGGCTCCACGCGCTGGTCGAGCGCCTCCAGCGCCTCCCGCTCCCCACCCATCAGGCTCCAGGACCAGGGACAGAAGACATACGTCTGGGGATGGGCGGCGCCCATGAGCAATTTGAGCAAGGAAATGCGCCGCGCCGCGCCGCCATAGGTCTTCAGCTCGAAGTCACCGGCCGGGACCTTCGCCAGCGACAGCGCATGACGGCAGGCTTCCTCGAAGGAGCCGATCCGATCCACCAGGCCCGCGTCCCGGGCGCGCAGCCCCGAGTACACCCGGCCCTCCGCCAGGGCATGGATCTCCTCCTTCGTCCGCCCTCGCGCCTTCGCCACGTGCCCCAGGAAGGACTGGTACATCTCCTCGACATCTGCCTCCAACGCGGCGCGCTCTCCCTCCGTGAACCCTCGCGAGAAGGACAACAGCCCCGCGTTCGCCCCGCGCGTCAGCAGCGTCCGGCGGATGCCCAGCTTCGCCAGCAGCCCCGAGACGTCGAACTTCCCCGCGAACACGCCGATGGAGCCCACCACCGCGTGCGGCGCGCTCCACAGCTCCTTCGCCCCCAGCGCCACCATGTACCCCGCGCTCGCGCAGACCTGGTCCATGTACGCCAGCACCGGCTTCTTGCGCGCCACCCGCTGCACCACCTCCAGCATCTCCTCGGAGGCAATCGCCGCGCCGCCGGGGCTCGTCACATGCAACACGATGGCCTTGGCCCGCTTGTCCCGCCCCGCCGCGCGCAGCGCCTTCACCACCGCCTCCGACGTCGCCATCCGCCCACCCGGGTTCCCCTTCCCCGGCACGATGATGCCCGTCACGGGCACCAGGGCCAGCCGGGGACGGCGCCAAAGCCGCTTCCAACGCACCGGCGGGAAGGGCAGCGTGCCCAGGTACGTCTCCAGCGGCTCCAGCTCCGTCTCGTCGTCCGCGTCCGCGTCCGCCTTCACCAACCCCAGGTGCCTGGGCAGGTCCGACTCGCTCACCAGGCCGTCCACCAGCCCCGCGGCGAGCGCCCGCTGGGCGCTATAGGGCCCCTGGTCGATGAGCGTCCGGACGACCTCGGGCGTCTTGCCCCGCCCCTTCGCCACCGCGTCCACCAGCGCCCCGTAGCGCTCGTCCAGGAACGACTCCACCGTGCGCCGCTGGATGTCCGACAGCTCCGGGAGCGTGAACAGCTCCGGCGCCGTCTTGTAGTCGCCCCGCCGCACGAACTGCGGCCGGATGCCCAGGCGCGAAAGCCCCTCCCCCAGCGAAGAGGACTCCGCCGCGTAGCCCACCAGCTCCAACCGGCCCATGGGCGGCAGGAGCACCTCGTCCGCCGCGCACATCACCGCGTAGGTGTCCGAGTCCACCATCACCGCCCAGGCCACCACCCGCTTGCCCCGGGCCCGGAAGTCCGCCAGCAGCGCCACCAGCGCCTCGCGCTTCGCGGCCGACATCCCCAGCCCCTCGAACTCCAGGAAGATGCCCTTCACCTTCGGGTCCTTCGCCAGGAGCGCCAACGCCTCCGAGAAGCGCTCCAGCGAGGTGACATCGGCCGGCTCCGGGCGCTCGCCCCCCAGGGAGAACCGGGGCCGGCGCCGCTCCCGGTACGTGGGCTCCCCCGTCAGCCGGAACCGCACGTAGGCGGGGCGGTCGCGGGCGGCGAGCATCCGGAAGGGCGCGCCCAGCAGGGTGCGCAGCAGCAACAGGAGGTTGGCGAGGGCGATGAAGGGCAGGCGCAGCATGGCGTCCCTGGGCGGATGTGGGCGTCCTGGCGCCGTACTGGACAACGCTCCGCTCACGCAAGCCCTGTTCAGCACCCCCGTTGGGTCGTGATAGCCTCCCCCTCCATGCGAAACCTCCCCCTTGCCCGACTCCTCCTGGCCCTCGCGCTCGCGACGGGCGGCGCGGCGTTGGCCCAGCCCCGCAAGAAGGTCCAGGACTTCCAGACGCCCCAGGAGTTGACGCCCGAGGAGCGCGAGGCGGCCAAGCAGCGCGCCATGGGCAACAACCTCACGTCCTACGGCAAGGACGTCGAGACCAAGACCAAGCCCTTCCCCTGGAAGGCCACGGGCCTCGCGGGGCTGGTGTTCCTCGCCACCGTCCCCTTCGCGTTCCGCGCCTACCGGAACACCACGAAGGAGATCAGCGACTCGAACACCTTCGGCAACAACTCCGCGCGCGGCGGCGACGAGGAGGCCTGACCCCGCGCCTCAGGCCGGGGTGACCTCGATGGCGCCCGCCGCGTCGACCCGGATGCGCACCGGCAGGAAGCGCTCCAGGACCCGAGCGTGCGTCGTCAGGTGGTCGGTGACACGGGCCGCCGTGAAGCGCGTGGTGCCCGGCGTAGCCGCCCCCAGTCGCCCCGAAGCCAGCAGCGCCGCGGGCAACAGGATCTGATCCGCGAGGTGCTCGTCCAGCGCCCCTCCGGTCTCCATGAACCGCGCCAGCGCCTCCCCCGCCTCTCGCCCCACGTCCTCGGCCGGCCGCCCCCGCTCGCCCAGCGAGGTGAAGCCCGCGATGGTGTGCTCGAACTGCGCCAGCACGAACGTCACCGTGCCCATCGAGCGGCCGACCGGCAGGGGCCGATTCTCCGCCTCGGCCAGCACGCCCCGCTCCCGCAGCGCCAGCACCGCCGCGCGAGACTGCCGCTCGGCGATGCCGAAGGGCAGCCCCCCCACGAACGACGCGACGTGGACCTCGCGCAGCATGCCTCGCGCGGGCAGCTCCACCAGGCGAGGCGGCTCCTGGGGCGCCCCCACGTCCGCGACGATCTCCCCCGCGCCCTCCGGATAGAAGCCCGCCTGCGGCATCGTGAGTTGCACCGGCAGGCCATACGCCCGGGCCACCGGCTGCCACACCGTGGCGAGGTAATGGAAGCTGGGGCTGTGCGGCAGGTGGGTGCCGCCCCGGAGCGTGAGCCGCCCCCCGCCCGCGAGCGCCAGCGGATAGACGAGGCATTGGAACAACAACGGCGTGCTGCCGGCGGTCCCCACCTCCAGCAGGTAGTCCCCGGCGCGCACCGGCTGCGGCGTGAAGGAGAGCTCGGAAGCCCCCACGCTCGCGCCCTCGCTGAGGCCGCCCAGCGCCTCCGCGCCCCGCACGCAGGCCAGGTGCTGCGGCCGCAAGCCGCTCGGCTGGCGGCGCGCCCGCAGGTGGGAGAGGTGGAATGGCCGGCCGGTGATGAGCGACAGCGAGAGCGCCGAGCGGAGGATCTGCCCTCCCCCCTCGCCCTCGCTGCCATCGAGCCGAACCAGCCCGTCCCCGGGCTCCTGCTTGCCGCTCATGTCCCTCCCATCCACCCCTGCTGTCCCGCGCCGGGAGGACAAAGCCTAACAGCAACCCGCGGACATCTCCCGTCCGAGTGCCTGCTCACCCGCCTTGCGTGTCCAGCGGGGGCAACACGCCCACCTGGATGAAGCTCGGGTGCGCCGAGGAGTGGTACACGCGGTGGAACGCGCGCGTGAAGTCCGTCTCCTTCGCCTCGAAGATGTTGGGCACGAACGTCTGCGGGTTGCGGTCGATGAAGGGGAACCAGCTCGACTGGACCTGGATCATCACCCGGTGCCCCCGCAGGAAGGTGTGGAAGACGTCGTTGATGGTGAAGCGCACCTTCGTCGCCTCGCCCGGCTTGAAGGGCTTGGGCTCGCTGAAGCTGTCGCGGAACCGGCCACGGAACGGCTCGCCACGAACCAGCGTCTGCTGGTGGCCGCGGTTCGGCTTGCCCTTGTCCCCGAAGCCCTTCTTCGCCCCCGG contains:
- a CDS encoding peptidyl-prolyl cis-trans isomerase translates to MEPSPTPSDGSAIVARFEGGVLTEAQVLRESQRLPPQLREKFETGPGRQSFVRSLVDKRLLVLEAERQGFTRDEDLRRQVRELEERLSIEALLAAEARKVAPPSEAEARAFYESHVDRFAEPERLRVARVLAAVPAGSSRSVWAQARQRAEGFHRRLSAKEAVEKVAAAGEGPERLRGGELGLLTRDALGDDAQQKAILALTKPGAVSPVVETRDGAAVLILLERRPARVPPFEEVRAAVLGQMKPGAQRKVLDQLLERLRAAGSVRLEERGSPDGGTSTRR
- the sppA gene encoding signal peptide peptidase SppA; translation: MLRLPFIALANLLLLLRTLLGAPFRMLAARDRPAYVRFRLTGEPTYRERRRPRFSLGGERPEPADVTSLERFSEALALLAKDPKVKGIFLEFEGLGMSAAKREALVALLADFRARGKRVVAWAVMVDSDTYAVMCAADEVLLPPMGRLELVGYAAESSSLGEGLSRLGIRPQFVRRGDYKTAPELFTLPELSDIQRRTVESFLDERYGALVDAVAKGRGKTPEVVRTLIDQGPYSAQRALAAGLVDGLVSESDLPRHLGLVKADADADDETELEPLETYLGTLPFPPVRWKRLWRRPRLALVPVTGIIVPGKGNPGGRMATSEAVVKALRAAGRDKRAKAIVLHVTSPGGAAIASEEMLEVVQRVARKKPVLAYMDQVCASAGYMVALGAKELWSAPHAVVGSIGVFAGKFDVSGLLAKLGIRRTLLTRGANAGLLSFSRGFTEGERAALEADVEEMYQSFLGHVAKARGRTKEEIHALAEGRVYSGLRARDAGLVDRIGSFEEACRHALSLAKVPAGDFELKTYGGAARRISLLKLLMGAAHPQTYVFCPWSWSLMGGEREALEALDQRVEPWMRGLFEKRGEE
- the rtcA gene encoding RNA 3'-terminal phosphate cyclase → MSGKQEPGDGLVRLDGSEGEGGGQILRSALSLSLITGRPFHLSHLRARRQPSGLRPQHLACVRGAEALGGLSEGASVGASELSFTPQPVRAGDYLLEVGTAGSTPLLFQCLVYPLALAGGGRLTLRGGTHLPHSPSFHYLATVWQPVARAYGLPVQLTMPQAGFYPEGAGEIVADVGAPQEPPRLVELPARGMLREVHVASFVGGLPFGIAERQSRAAVLALRERGVLAEAENRPLPVGRSMGTVTFVLAQFEHTIAGFTSLGERGRPAEDVGREAGEALARFMETGGALDEHLADQILLPAALLASGRLGAATPGTTRFTAARVTDHLTTHARVLERFLPVRIRVDAAGAIEVTPA